One window from the genome of Epinephelus moara isolate mb chromosome 21, YSFRI_EMoa_1.0, whole genome shotgun sequence encodes:
- the LOC126382699 gene encoding granulocyte-macrophage colony-stimulating factor receptor subunit alpha-like: MELLPLHPILWSGLLVLCASQSVFEETSFLHPIKGNDSENVDILNQWIPTETEANSQDVCQLEKIHGDIYPERTSKKGHYVEEPEVNDNFHCLLYPTNTLNCSWSFHNLQKDTQLFVHISICDDERTVRSLNASPGERVGLSSLHLHEHGSHVILCFNLTLHHEWTFYTCAYDMDMIEVLSPPQNINASVKDGDLLVTWDLPHSRANSNPSCFEYQLDMGDQERPRNVTEQLSYTEPNANPTCTYSVRMRARKKSDCQEATQWSDWSHAVTVEQSIYKLNTVVIILISLGIPMILLAVLLLVRYQRVSEVLFPPIPRPPPKYKCFLEKNDTFSVFHPAPSAEPEITEVREGEEHTEQKSGKSL; encoded by the exons ATGGAACTGCTTCCTCTCCATCCAATACTTTGGTCCGGTCTGCTGGTTTTGTGTGCCTCACAAAGTG TATTCGAGGAAACCAGCTTCCTGCACCCAATAAAGGGAAATGACTCAGAAAATGTTGATATATTAAACCAGTGGATCCCAACTG AGACGGAGGCCAACAGTCAAGATGTCTGCCAGCTGGAAAAGATTCATGGCGAT ATATATCCAGAGCGTACTTCAAAGAAGGGACATTATGTAGAGGAGCCTGAGGTGAATGATAATTTTCACTGCCTCCTTTATCCAACAAATACACTGAACTGCTCCTGGTCATTCCACAATCTACAGAAGGACACGCAGCTCTTTGTTCATATCAG tatttgtgaTGATGAGAGAACAGTTCGCTCTCTGAATGCTTCGCCTGGGGAAAGAGTCGGATTGAGTTCCTTACATCTGCATGAACATGGGAGCCATGTAATCCTCTGCTTTAACTTAACCCTGCACCACGAGTGGACGTTCTACACCTGCGCATACGACATGGACATGATAG AGGTCCTGTCTCCACCCCAGAACATCAATGCATCAGTTAAAGATGGAGACCTGTTGGTGACATGGGATCTGCCCCACAGTCGAGCAAACTCTAACCCCTCGTGCTTTGAATACCAGCTGGACATGGGTGACCAG GAAAGACCCAGAAATGTGACCGAACAGCTGTCTTATACAGAGCCCAATGCAAATCCTACCTGCACCTACAGTGTGAGGATGAGGGCGAGAAAGAAAAGCGACTGCCAAGAAGCTACTCAATGGAGTGACTGGAGTCACGCCGTCA CGGTAGAACAGTCGATATACAAACTCAACACTGTGGTGATCATCTTAATATCACTTGGAATACCCATGATCCTCctggctgtgctgctgctggtgcgCTATCAGAG ggtgTCTGAGGTTCTGTTTCCACCGATTCCTCGCCCCCCACCAAAGTACAAATGTTTcctggaaaaaaatgacacattcagT GTCTTCCACCCTGCCCCGTCAGCTGAGCCTGAGATCACAGaggtgagagaaggagaggagcacACAGAGCAAAAATCTGGAAAGTCATTGTAA